The genomic region TGATAAAAACCACTAAATACAAAGTTATAAAGTCAAAAGAGGCTATAAAGCATAAACAAGCAATAATAATTATTTGGCATAGAAAAATAATTCCTACAATGCTGTCTACAGACTTTATAGAAAAAAAAGCATCCTTGATAAGTTCATCAAAAGACGGAGATATATTGGATGAAGTTCTGAAAAGATTCAATAATTTGGGAATAAGAGGTTCCTCGAGTAAGGATAGTGTAAAAAGTGTAAAACAGATATTAAAATTCATAAAAGAAGGTTTTTCTATAGGAATAGCAGTAGACGGTCCTAAAGGACCGATATATAAACCAAAATCAGGAGCAGTTTATATAGCAATGAAAACAGGACTTCCTATTATACCTATTGGAGGCTATACAGATAAGAAATGGATATTTAAAAAGTCTTGGGATAAATTTGAACTACCTAAGTTTTTTTCTAAGAGCTGTTATTATGTAGGAGATCCAATTTATTTTTCTAAAGATTTCAATATAGATTTAGGTATTTTATTAATAAAGGAAAAACTTCATAGAGCGGATAGAATTGCGAAAAAATTTTATTATGCTAATCAAGAGAGCTGTTAAACTTACGCTATGTTTTTCCACAATAGTGAGATTTTTAATAACCACTACAAGTCTAAAACTTTTTCCATTTATAATTAAAGTAGTAAATCTATAATTTCTTTACTTGGTAAAGAAAAAGAAGGTGTATATGAGAAAAAAAAATAACAATATGAACATTGATAAA from Sebaldella sp. S0638 harbors:
- a CDS encoding lysophospholipid acyltransferase family protein translates to MNKIIGILLSGFIKILIKTTKYKVIKSKEAIKHKQAIIIIWHRKIIPTMLSTDFIEKKASLISSSKDGDILDEVLKRFNNLGIRGSSSKDSVKSVKQILKFIKEGFSIGIAVDGPKGPIYKPKSGAVYIAMKTGLPIIPIGGYTDKKWIFKKSWDKFELPKFFSKSCYYVGDPIYFSKDFNIDLGILLIKEKLHRADRIAKKFYYANQESC